A single window of Ignavibacteriota bacterium DNA harbors:
- a CDS encoding PEGA domain-containing protein → MINKNYLKKSILFILLLFVSCDKEVSVSEPQTYETGKAKIFISTTPAKATIYVDDKNFGLTTPDTVKWLSEGEHKFTLKLEPFLDFTFNAIVKNESVTIENYNYYTDYRNFGSIKFSSKPDSCTIYFNDSLLSFKTPYTITNLIPATYKVKYSYPEHRSDSTNIFVYAGKQSLVHMNLADTTVWVTYNKDNSFIPDNTINDIMFDDNNKMWIATWHSGIVTNRTGAWENLLKENSNLPGNIVHRLKKDKLNNIWAATYFGLAKITKNNIIQFTTLNSKIPDNYVSDLDFDDLQNIWVGTQKGVSKFDGFESWTTYKTSSSSIPADFITAVEIDLNNNLWIGTNNFNTITFDGLSNWTSYQSDTSPIGDSVNDLLFDINNVLWIGLTTDLKSGKYGGVYVLENNSMKEIDLGLSNKYIKKFYYDDANTMWIGTRGGLVEAKSMDNFKLYTSSNSKLPINDILCIAKDNAGNMWFGTNGRGLIKYKIWKDN, encoded by the coding sequence ATGATTAATAAAAATTATTTGAAAAAATCCATATTGTTTATCTTACTTCTTTTTGTTTCGTGCGATAAAGAAGTTTCAGTAAGTGAGCCTCAAACATATGAGACAGGAAAAGCAAAAATATTTATCTCAACCACTCCTGCCAAAGCAACAATTTATGTTGATGATAAAAACTTTGGTCTAACAACACCGGATACTGTTAAATGGCTTTCTGAAGGCGAACATAAATTTACCTTAAAATTAGAACCTTTTCTTGATTTCACTTTTAATGCAATTGTAAAAAATGAATCAGTTACTATTGAAAATTATAATTACTATACTGATTATAGAAATTTCGGTTCAATTAAATTTAGTTCCAAACCAGATAGTTGCACAATTTATTTTAACGATTCATTGCTGAGTTTTAAAACACCTTATACAATTACAAACTTAATTCCGGCAACTTACAAAGTTAAATATTCATATCCGGAACATAGGTCCGACAGCACAAATATATTTGTTTATGCGGGAAAACAATCTCTTGTACATATGAACTTAGCGGATACTACCGTTTGGGTTACCTATAATAAAGATAATTCATTTATTCCGGATAACACAATAAACGATATTATGTTTGATGATAACAATAAAATGTGGATTGCTACATGGCATAGTGGTATTGTTACAAATAGAACCGGAGCTTGGGAAAATTTACTAAAAGAAAACTCAAACTTACCGGGCAATATTGTTCATAGACTTAAAAAGGATAAATTAAATAATATTTGGGCAGCGACTTATTTTGGATTAGCCAAAATTACCAAAAACAATATTATACAATTTACAACGTTGAATTCTAAAATTCCTGATAATTACGTAAGCGACTTAGATTTTGACGACTTACAAAATATTTGGGTTGGAACTCAAAAAGGTGTTTCCAAATTCGACGGGTTTGAAAGCTGGACAACCTACAAAACTTCCAGTTCAAGTATTCCGGCTGATTTTATTACTGCCGTTGAAATTGATTTAAATAATAATTTGTGGATTGGTACAAATAATTTCAATACAATAACTTTTGACGGCTTAAGCAATTGGACAAGCTATCAATCCGATACAAGTCCGATTGGCGATAGTGTAAATGATTTACTTTTTGATATTAACAATGTTTTGTGGATTGGGTTAACAACAGATCTTAAAAGCGGTAAATACGGCGGCGTTTATGTTTTGGAAAATAATTCAATGAAGGAAATTGATTTGGGATTGTCAAATAAATATATAAAAAAATTTTATTATGACGATGCTAATACTATGTGGATTGGAACAAGAGGCGGTTTGGTTGAAGCAAAATCAATGGATAATTTTAAATTATATACTTCATCAAATTCCAAATTACCAATAAACGACATTCTTTGTATTGCAAAAGATAATGCCGGTAATATGTGGTTTGGAACCAATGGAAGAGGTTTAATAAAATATAAAATTTGGAAAGATAACTAA
- a CDS encoding TonB-dependent receptor, which translates to MNHLVRNLLFHICIACIIIPLNIFSQNTGTVRGRITDSKTGEALLYANVLIKELQQGTSTNSDGYFIFSSVPANKNYTILASYVGYENRELKLIVESKKVTKIDIALNPSSFELQTVEKVGRKQIETNATDVGLQVISIKELQALPQGVETDLFRSLQYVPGVKTTGDISSRYYIRGGSADQNLVLLNGSPIYNPFHALGIFSIFDPEIVNSMELYKGGFPAEYGGKVSSVLNIITKDGNKNKFNANSSLSFLTAKVLVEGPIPSGSFILSGRKTYSNSIFKKFLNNQDVPLDFYDFSFKVNYSDQEISDGTKITLHGFSSQDNINRESELSEDYKWKNNLFGIKWFQVAANSPVFWDIGITLSTYQGEIIPKLSNVKPQLNDVRDVSFKSNFNYVFDSSDEVLVGFDIKDIKTKLRLENSRGAVSDVVSKGSQIAAYAKYKLLRFDNLGIDLGARLNIAQLSSNSGSTIDPRINITYSFIPQVSLKFAWGKYQQDLITLTKEDQILTLFEPWLITPDYLNPTNSTHYIGGMTLRFTENLTLNLEVYYKFTENLPVVNENKIYDSDRDFIEGNSESYGWETMLSFNNELINITASYSNSWSYKTVDNWVYYPKYDIRHSFNTGFALNIGDGWLFSAMWIYNSGLPYTQLTGYYDKYYIDDIYFNENYFDSTLPYTLLGDKNLARLPDYHRLDLTLSKKLSIFGLNLTFNASVLNVYDRKNILYFNRDTGERVNMLPFLPTATLKVEL; encoded by the coding sequence ATGAACCATTTGGTGCGTAATTTATTATTTCATATTTGTATTGCTTGTATCATTATTCCGCTAAATATTTTTTCTCAAAATACCGGAACAGTTAGGGGCAGAATAACAGATTCAAAAACTGGCGAAGCTCTTTTATACGCTAATGTTTTAATAAAAGAACTTCAGCAAGGTACCTCAACTAACAGCGACGGTTATTTTATTTTTTCATCTGTTCCTGCAAATAAAAATTACACAATTCTCGCGAGTTATGTCGGTTATGAAAACAGAGAATTAAAACTCATTGTTGAATCAAAAAAAGTTACTAAAATTGATATTGCATTAAATCCATCAAGTTTTGAATTGCAGACAGTTGAAAAAGTTGGTCGCAAACAAATTGAAACAAATGCAACAGATGTTGGACTTCAGGTAATTTCTATTAAGGAATTGCAGGCTTTGCCCCAAGGTGTTGAAACAGATTTGTTTAGATCCTTGCAGTATGTGCCCGGCGTAAAAACAACAGGTGATATTTCATCAAGATATTATATAAGAGGCGGTTCCGCAGATCAAAATTTAGTTTTGTTGAATGGTTCACCAATTTATAATCCTTTTCATGCGCTTGGTATTTTCAGCATTTTTGATCCTGAAATTGTGAACAGTATGGAATTATATAAAGGAGGATTTCCTGCTGAATATGGCGGAAAAGTATCATCTGTATTAAATATTATTACAAAAGACGGAAATAAAAATAAATTTAACGCAAACAGTTCGTTAAGTTTTCTTACAGCTAAAGTTTTGGTAGAAGGTCCAATTCCATCCGGGTCATTTATACTTTCCGGCAGAAAGACTTATTCCAACAGTATATTTAAAAAATTTCTAAATAACCAAGATGTTCCATTGGATTTTTATGATTTTTCTTTCAAAGTTAATTACTCAGATCAGGAAATTAGTGATGGAACAAAAATTACTCTGCACGGATTTTCGAGCCAGGATAATATAAATAGAGAAAGCGAATTATCGGAAGATTACAAATGGAAAAATAATTTGTTTGGTATAAAATGGTTTCAAGTCGCGGCTAACAGTCCAGTTTTTTGGGATATTGGTATAACGCTCAGCACATATCAAGGCGAAATAATTCCAAAACTCAGCAACGTTAAACCGCAGTTAAATGATGTACGAGATGTTTCTTTCAAAAGTAATTTCAATTATGTTTTCGACAGCAGCGATGAAGTTTTGGTCGGGTTCGATATAAAGGATATAAAAACAAAATTGAGATTGGAAAACAGCAGAGGCGCTGTTTCCGATGTAGTTTCAAAGGGAAGTCAAATTGCGGCATACGCAAAATACAAACTATTAAGGTTTGATAATCTTGGTATTGATCTTGGCGCAAGATTAAACATTGCACAATTATCGAGTAACAGCGGAAGTACAATTGATCCAAGAATTAACATCACATATAGTTTTATTCCGCAGGTTTCTTTAAAATTTGCTTGGGGTAAATATCAGCAGGATTTAATCACACTTACTAAAGAAGATCAGATTCTTACATTGTTTGAACCTTGGTTAATTACACCGGATTACCTTAATCCGACCAATTCAACACATTATATAGGCGGAATGACTTTAAGATTTACAGAGAACCTAACTTTGAATTTAGAAGTTTATTATAAATTTACGGAAAATCTCCCTGTTGTTAACGAGAATAAGATCTATGATTCGGATCGTGATTTTATTGAAGGAAATTCCGAATCGTACGGCTGGGAAACGATGTTAAGCTTTAATAATGAACTTATAAATATTACTGCATCGTATTCAAATTCATGGTCATATAAAACAGTTGATAACTGGGTTTACTATCCCAAATATGATATTAGACATAGTTTCAATACTGGCTTCGCCTTAAACATCGGCGATGGCTGGTTGTTTTCAGCAATGTGGATTTACAATTCCGGTTTGCCTTATACACAGTTAACAGGATATTACGACAAATACTATATAGATGATATTTACTTTAACGAAAATTATTTTGATTCAACGCTCCCCTATACGCTTTTGGGTGATAAAAATTTAGCACGGCTTCCAGATTATCATAGACTTGATTTAACGTTATCCAAAAAGTTAAGTATCTTTGGTTTGAATTTAACGTTCAACGCGAGTGTTTTGAATGTATACGACAGGAAAAATATTTTATACTTCAATCGTGATACCGGAGAAAGAGTAAACATGCTTCCATTTTTACCAACTGCTACATTAAAGGTTGAATTGTGA
- a CDS encoding NUDIX hydrolase encodes MALKKWNKLNEKVLFQNKHWTYKLDQFEIEGVVKSEYHYVHSPGSTMVIPKLNNLKILLTNQFRYLNQKESLEFPCGSIDGNLTREQNALKELREETGLSGNLKFVGEFSPYTGVSNEICSVFIATDLIKSPLPSDLTEEFELLELTVEEFENKIFENIIWDGLTLSAWQLAKKYFIY; translated from the coding sequence ATGGCATTAAAAAAATGGAATAAACTTAACGAAAAAGTTTTATTCCAAAATAAACATTGGACTTACAAATTAGACCAATTTGAAATAGAGGGAGTTGTAAAGAGTGAATATCATTATGTTCACTCTCCCGGTTCCACAATGGTAATTCCAAAATTGAACAATTTGAAAATTCTACTTACAAATCAATTCAGATATTTAAATCAAAAAGAAAGTTTGGAATTTCCCTGCGGTTCAATTGACGGAAATCTAACAAGGGAACAAAACGCGTTAAAGGAATTGCGGGAAGAAACTGGCTTAAGCGGTAATCTTAAATTTGTCGGTGAGTTTTCACCTTATACCGGTGTTTCCAACGAAATTTGTTCTGTTTTTATTGCAACCGATTTGATAAAATCTCCCCTTCCATCTGATTTGACGGAAGAATTTGAATTATTAGAATTAACGGTTGAAGAGTTTGAAAATAAAATTTTTGAAAATATAATTTGGGACGGATTAACATTATCAGCATGGCAATTGGCAAAAAAATATTTTATTTACTGA
- a CDS encoding DUF1343 domain-containing protein: MAIGKKIFYLLIFNFIIFGFSCTEKIENKNFVLTGADVLLTENLNLIENKNLGIITNHTAILKNGIHLVDTLSKLENIKIATLFSPEHGIRGNLPDGNLISDSTDTKTGIPIKSLYGNIHKPTKEYLKNIDLLIFDIQDVGARFYTYISTMYYAIQSASENNIPIIILDRPNPINGITVNGPMLDTNFSSFVGITNLPIQHGMTIGELANYFNQPEILKTEKPANLTIIKMKNWKREFYFDDCNLKWINPSPNIPNLETAVIYPGLCLIEGTNISEGRGTYSPFVLIGSPYINSNEVINEINKFDVTGLKFKDTTFTPVEIPNMSSNPKYKNEKCNGILIKTTDRNKLNPIEISIKLIYTFHKLYPEKFSFRESSIDRLWGSNNFRENILSGKTPNEIIELYQTKLNEFKKIRKKYLLY, from the coding sequence ATGGCAATTGGCAAAAAAATATTTTATTTACTGATTTTTAATTTTATAATATTTGGCTTTTCGTGCACGGAAAAAATAGAGAACAAAAATTTTGTTCTTACTGGAGCCGATGTTCTTCTTACAGAAAATTTAAATTTAATTGAGAATAAAAATCTCGGCATTATAACAAATCACACCGCGATTTTAAAAAACGGAATTCATTTAGTTGATACTCTTTCAAAATTAGAGAATATTAAAATCGCAACATTGTTCAGTCCGGAACACGGAATTAGAGGAAATTTACCTGATGGGAATTTAATTTCGGACAGTACCGACACAAAAACCGGAATACCAATTAAATCGCTTTATGGAAATATCCATAAACCTACTAAAGAATATTTGAAAAATATTGATTTATTGATTTTTGACATTCAGGATGTCGGCGCAAGATTTTACACATATATTTCAACAATGTATTATGCTATTCAATCCGCATCGGAAAACAATATTCCTATAATTATTTTAGACAGACCAAATCCGATAAATGGAATTACAGTAAATGGACCAATGCTTGATACAAATTTTTCATCTTTTGTAGGAATTACAAATTTACCTATTCAGCATGGAATGACAATTGGCGAGTTGGCAAATTATTTTAATCAGCCGGAAATTTTAAAGACCGAAAAACCGGCGAATTTGACAATCATTAAAATGAAGAATTGGAAACGCGAATTTTATTTTGATGATTGTAATTTGAAATGGATAAATCCAAGTCCGAATATACCAAATTTGGAAACGGCCGTTATATATCCCGGATTATGCTTGATAGAAGGAACAAATATTTCAGAAGGCAGAGGAACATATTCCCCATTTGTATTGATCGGAAGCCCGTATATCAATTCCAATGAAGTTATAAATGAGATAAATAAATTTGATGTAACAGGTTTGAAATTTAAAGATACAACCTTTACTCCGGTAGAAATACCAAATATGTCATCAAATCCAAAGTATAAAAACGAAAAATGTAATGGAATTTTAATTAAAACAACTGATAGAAATAAATTAAATCCCATAGAAATTTCTATAAAATTGATATATACATTTCATAAATTATACCCTGAAAAATTTTCGTTTAGGGAAAGTTCAATAGATAGACTTTGGGGTTCCAACAATTTTAGGGAAAACATACTTTCTGGTAAAACTCCAAATGAAATTATTGAATTATATCAAACTAAATTAAACGAGTTTAAGAAAATTAGAAAAAAATATTTATTGTATTAG